One genomic window of Luteitalea pratensis includes the following:
- a CDS encoding serine/threonine-protein kinase, producing MALPPYDRQHLKEVFAGARALPADRRAAYLAEACDGNEALRLEVESPLSSDERIKKSFLEAPAVVRGDDTSVIGSLEGQRIGPYQLASCIGAGGMGEVYRARDTTLNRQVAIKVLLPAVASDPERLARFRREARVLASLNHQHIAQIHGFEDADGAHALVMELVEGPTLADRIVSGAIPINEALAIASQIADALEAAHEQGIIHRDLKPANIKVREDGTVKVLRLPRRWWTLCGSNRRRPSRRLQTEPHRDVDSGNGQCSRALQLSLSWSRPVVSGACGNRITSGRILWPTPPSSVSPISQGRKLTRQSRQTESS from the coding sequence GTGGCTCTCCCCCCTTATGATCGGCAGCACCTGAAAGAGGTGTTCGCGGGCGCACGGGCGTTGCCCGCGGATCGGCGCGCAGCGTACCTGGCCGAGGCCTGCGACGGCAACGAGGCGCTGCGTCTGGAAGTGGAGTCGCCCCTGTCGTCGGACGAGCGCATCAAGAAGAGCTTTCTCGAGGCGCCAGCGGTGGTGCGGGGTGACGACACCAGCGTGATAGGGAGCCTCGAGGGGCAGCGCATCGGCCCGTATCAGCTCGCGTCGTGTATCGGCGCGGGCGGGATGGGCGAGGTCTACCGGGCCCGCGACACGACGCTCAATCGCCAGGTCGCGATCAAGGTCCTGCTGCCCGCCGTTGCCAGCGATCCCGAGCGCCTCGCCCGCTTCCGGCGAGAGGCGCGGGTGCTTGCGTCGCTCAATCATCAGCACATCGCGCAGATCCACGGGTTCGAAGACGCCGACGGCGCACACGCCCTGGTGATGGAGCTGGTCGAGGGCCCGACACTCGCCGATCGGATCGTCAGCGGGGCGATTCCCATCAACGAGGCGCTCGCTATCGCGTCGCAGATCGCGGACGCCCTCGAAGCCGCGCACGAGCAAGGGATCATCCATCGGGACCTGAAGCCCGCGAACATCAAGGTCCGCGAGGACGGCACGGTGAAAGTGCTCCGGCTGCCCAGGCGGTGGTGGACTCTCTGCGGATCCAATCGCCGGCGACCGTCGCGGCGCCTTCAGACCGAGCCTCATCGAGACGTCGACAGCGGCAATGGACAATGCTCGCGGGCGTTGCAGCTGTCGCTGTCCTGGTCGCGGCCGGTGGTGTCTGGCGCCTGTGGCAACAGGATTACCTCTGGCAGAATCCTCTGGCCGACGCCACCGTCGAGCGTCTCACCGATTTCGCAGGGGAGGAAGCTGACGCGGCAATCTCGCCAGACGGAAAGTTCATGA
- a CDS encoding protein kinase domain-containing protein, whose amino-acid sequence MRLAPGERVGSYEILSHLGSGGMGEVYRARDVRLGRTVALKVVAPDLTGSADAELRARFEREARAIAALDDPHICSVYDIGERDGLLYLVMPCLEGQTLAARLATGRPLPLDDVLRIGLEVAGAMERTHRANITHRDLKPANIMLTSTGAKLLDFGLAKMLAPSKANAEPGVTQVASEAPVTTAGTLIGTVHYMAPEQVEGHEADARSDVWAFGTVVYEMATGRRPFDGPSAAAVIGAILRDQPPPISSNQPLAPRLLDHVVARCLAKNPDERWQNIGDVGGELRWIAESRADTPGEAPRLYPVRRSFPRWRSVAIALGMLAVSGAALGWFRMGAPPESPLRASASIALHLDSDVTAGTAPAGASTILSPDGKRIVFVSTDRAGSQILSTRPLDQGEATPLAGTDGGYAPFFSPDGEWVGFFAAGKLMKLRLAGGDPVALCDAPQGRGGSWGKDGKIIAALDARSGLSLVPADGGTVTRATSLDAGALNHRWPHFLPGGTAVLFTIGRTRGNYTSADIGVMDFERHVQKVVLPNAGMAPRYLPTGHLAYVSKGTLYAVPFDLDRLEVRGDAVAVLEGIAAAPEFGSAQIDMSSDGTMVYRRGATSGLRVLEWLDSTGRTESMGLEPAFYQFPRVSPDGSRVAFELNEGATSDILVYDWQRGTRTKLTEGSGVHSDPVWSPDGQYVVFQSSGRLFWRRADGASPAEPLTARQQGQQFPGSFSPDGKVFAFFDILPGSGSLIQTAAVDVSTGRLRLAESLAYRNWKWNSPLPAFSPDGRWMALMAADSGRIEIYVRGFPDTGRQWVISTAGGMHPVWSRSANELFYRREDLRLMVVPYTVTDGAFVAGRPRVWSDRRLHNLGVPSFDLAPDGKRVAAVLSADAPQPAQQQVTLVLNFLDEVRRRVTSSGR is encoded by the coding sequence ATGCGTCTCGCACCTGGTGAGCGAGTCGGCTCGTACGAAATCCTGAGCCACCTGGGATCCGGGGGCATGGGCGAGGTGTACCGCGCCCGCGACGTGCGCCTCGGTCGCACCGTCGCCCTCAAGGTGGTCGCGCCGGACCTCACTGGCAGCGCCGACGCCGAACTGCGTGCGCGCTTCGAACGGGAGGCACGCGCCATCGCGGCTCTGGACGATCCGCACATCTGCAGCGTGTACGACATCGGCGAGCGGGACGGCCTGCTGTACCTGGTGATGCCTTGCCTCGAGGGTCAGACGCTGGCCGCGCGCCTCGCGACCGGACGTCCGTTGCCGCTCGACGACGTCCTGCGCATCGGCCTGGAGGTCGCCGGCGCGATGGAGCGCACACATCGCGCCAACATCACGCATCGCGATCTCAAGCCCGCCAACATCATGTTGACCAGCACCGGGGCGAAACTGCTCGACTTCGGCCTGGCGAAGATGTTGGCGCCATCGAAGGCGAACGCCGAGCCAGGGGTTACGCAGGTCGCGAGTGAAGCGCCCGTTACCACGGCGGGCACGTTGATCGGGACCGTGCACTACATGGCGCCCGAGCAGGTCGAGGGCCACGAAGCCGATGCGCGGAGCGACGTCTGGGCCTTCGGCACGGTGGTCTACGAGATGGCGACCGGTCGTCGCCCGTTCGACGGTCCCTCTGCCGCGGCGGTCATCGGAGCGATTCTCCGAGATCAGCCGCCGCCGATCTCGTCAAACCAGCCACTGGCGCCTCGCTTGCTGGACCACGTCGTAGCGCGCTGCCTCGCGAAGAACCCGGACGAGCGCTGGCAGAACATCGGCGATGTCGGAGGCGAGTTGCGATGGATTGCCGAAAGCCGCGCTGACACTCCAGGCGAGGCTCCGCGGTTGTATCCCGTGCGGCGCAGCTTCCCGCGGTGGCGAAGCGTGGCCATCGCCTTGGGGATGCTTGCTGTCTCGGGCGCCGCGCTCGGATGGTTCCGTATGGGCGCGCCGCCAGAGTCCCCCCTGCGCGCTTCAGCCAGCATCGCGCTCCACCTGGACTCTGACGTCACGGCGGGTACGGCCCCCGCCGGAGCCTCGACGATCCTCTCTCCTGACGGAAAGCGCATCGTGTTCGTCTCGACAGATCGCGCTGGATCCCAGATCCTCTCGACGCGCCCCCTCGATCAAGGGGAGGCGACGCCGTTGGCCGGCACCGACGGCGGATACGCACCGTTCTTCTCACCTGACGGGGAATGGGTCGGGTTCTTCGCGGCCGGCAAGCTCATGAAACTCCGTCTCGCTGGAGGAGATCCGGTCGCGCTGTGCGATGCGCCCCAGGGTCGGGGTGGGAGTTGGGGGAAGGATGGCAAGATCATCGCGGCGCTCGATGCGCGGAGCGGATTGTCGCTGGTACCCGCAGATGGTGGCACGGTCACCCGCGCCACCAGTCTGGACGCTGGAGCGCTGAATCATCGCTGGCCTCATTTCCTCCCCGGCGGCACGGCGGTCCTGTTCACGATCGGCAGGACGCGCGGCAACTACACGTCAGCCGACATCGGTGTCATGGACTTCGAGCGACACGTCCAGAAGGTCGTGCTCCCGAATGCCGGCATGGCGCCTCGCTATCTGCCGACCGGGCACCTCGCATACGTGTCGAAGGGCACACTGTACGCAGTGCCGTTCGACCTCGACCGACTTGAAGTGCGCGGTGATGCGGTCGCGGTGCTCGAGGGGATCGCCGCCGCGCCCGAGTTCGGATCGGCGCAGATCGACATGTCATCGGACGGCACCATGGTCTACCGGCGCGGCGCGACGAGCGGACTGCGGGTCCTCGAATGGCTGGACAGCACGGGACGGACCGAATCGATGGGTCTCGAGCCGGCGTTCTACCAGTTCCCTCGCGTGTCGCCTGACGGCAGCCGCGTCGCGTTCGAGTTGAACGAGGGAGCGACCTCGGACATCTTGGTGTACGACTGGCAGCGAGGGACGCGCACGAAGCTCACCGAGGGATCGGGCGTGCACAGCGATCCCGTCTGGAGTCCGGATGGACAGTACGTGGTCTTCCAATCCTCTGGTCGGTTGTTCTGGAGGCGCGCCGATGGCGCGAGTCCGGCCGAGCCCTTGACGGCACGCCAGCAGGGCCAGCAGTTTCCCGGTTCGTTCTCGCCGGACGGCAAGGTCTTCGCCTTCTTCGACATCCTGCCCGGCAGCGGCAGCCTCATCCAGACTGCGGCAGTCGACGTCAGCACCGGCCGGTTGCGCCTCGCTGAATCCCTGGCATATCGGAACTGGAAATGGAACAGCCCGCTTCCGGCCTTCTCGCCGGACGGGCGCTGGATGGCGCTCATGGCGGCCGACTCGGGACGGATAGAAATCTACGTGCGCGGCTTCCCCGATACGGGCCGGCAGTGGGTCATCTCGACTGCTGGCGGCATGCATCCTGTGTGGTCGCGCAGCGCGAACGAACTCTTCTACCGCAGGGAGGACCTTCGCCTGATGGTCGTGCCCTACACGGTGACAGATGGAGCGTTTGTCGCGGGACGGCCACGGGTGTGGTCCGACCGGCGCCTGCACAACCTCGGGGTCCCGTCGTTCGATCTGGCGCCGGACGGCAAGCGCGTCGCCGCCGTGCTCTCGGCCGACGCGCCGCAACCGGCGCAGCAGCAGGTGACGCTGGTGCTGAACTTCCTCGACGAGGTGCGGCGACGTGTCACGTCTTCGGGACGATGA
- a CDS encoding M20/M25/M40 family metallo-hydrolase encodes MLAIPTLALAQEPLSLQAGQKLAQASFGEYLQLLALPNDAINPPDIQKNIDFLERAFTQRGFVTKQLANKSKPMLFAEWPKKIAGAKTVLYYMHLDGQPVVDKEWSQPSPWQPVVKKRDSSNNWHIIPTEALFATPLDPDLRVFARASSDDKGPIMMLLAAFDGLKQMGVDPAFNVKVLLDSEEEQGYPSIPDVVTASKHLLHSDAIVIHDGPRHQSERPTLIFGNRGSARVTLVVHGPKQPLHSGHFGNYVPNPAVRLSRLIASMKDDQGRVTVAGYYDRITLSDAEKQILADTGDDEAAIRRSTGIKLAELVGGNLQEAIQFPSLNVRSMAAASVGEKASNIIPHQAIAEFDLRTTPEAPPNYLFGLLKAHIEQQGYRLVDGAPSDQDRAAYDKLATLTLGSAGRAVRTPLESPLGKWAYQSLQKASLSGEPVRIRMMGGSVPTDSLVEMLGAPFVIVPLVNGDNNQHTFDENLRVGHYVEGVRTIVVMLQAPPAW; translated from the coding sequence TTGCTCGCGATTCCGACTCTGGCCCTTGCCCAGGAGCCGCTCTCTCTCCAAGCCGGGCAGAAACTCGCGCAAGCTAGCTTCGGTGAATACCTCCAGCTCCTCGCCCTGCCCAACGACGCGATCAACCCGCCCGACATCCAGAAGAACATCGACTTCCTGGAGCGTGCGTTCACGCAGCGCGGCTTCGTCACCAAGCAGCTCGCGAACAAGAGCAAGCCGATGCTCTTCGCCGAATGGCCGAAGAAGATCGCCGGCGCGAAGACCGTCCTCTACTACATGCACCTCGACGGCCAACCGGTCGTGGACAAGGAGTGGTCGCAGCCAAGCCCCTGGCAGCCGGTGGTGAAGAAAAGGGATTCTTCCAATAACTGGCACATCATCCCGACGGAGGCGCTTTTCGCGACTCCCCTCGATCCGGATCTTCGCGTGTTCGCCCGCGCGTCCTCTGACGACAAGGGCCCGATCATGATGTTGCTCGCCGCCTTCGACGGCCTGAAGCAGATGGGCGTCGATCCGGCTTTCAACGTCAAGGTGCTGCTCGACAGCGAGGAGGAACAGGGTTACCCGTCCATCCCCGACGTCGTCACCGCCAGCAAGCATCTCCTGCACTCCGACGCCATAGTCATTCACGACGGCCCGCGCCACCAGAGCGAGCGCCCCACACTCATCTTCGGCAACCGCGGCAGCGCGCGCGTCACCCTCGTCGTCCACGGCCCCAAGCAGCCCCTGCACAGCGGCCACTTCGGCAACTACGTCCCCAACCCCGCCGTGCGCCTCTCGCGCCTGATCGCCTCCATGAAAGACGACCAGGGACGGGTGACCGTCGCCGGTTACTACGACCGGATCACACTCTCCGACGCCGAGAAACAGATCCTCGCCGATACCGGCGACGACGAAGCCGCCATCCGGCGCAGCACCGGCATCAAGCTCGCGGAACTGGTCGGCGGCAACCTCCAGGAAGCGATCCAGTTCCCCTCGCTCAACGTCCGCAGCATGGCCGCTGCTTCCGTCGGCGAAAAGGCTTCCAACATCATCCCCCACCAGGCCATCGCCGAGTTCGACCTCAGAACCACCCCCGAAGCCCCACCCAATTACCTCTTCGGCCTCCTGAAGGCACATATAGAGCAACAGGGATATCGCCTGGTCGACGGCGCACCCTCCGACCAGGACCGCGCCGCCTACGACAAACTCGCCACCCTCACCCTGGGCTCCGCCGGCCGCGCCGTCAGGACGCCGCTCGAATCGCCGCTTGGCAAATGGGCATACCAATCCCTGCAGAAGGCCAGCCTGTCCGGCGAGCCCGTCCGCATCCGCATGATGGGTGGCAGTGTCCCCACCGACTCCCTGGTGGAAATGCTCGGGGCGCCGTTCGTGATCGTTCCACTCGTCAACGGCGACAACAACCAGCACACGTTCGACGAGAACCTGCGGGTGGGGCACTACGTGGAGGGAGTCCGAACGATCGTTGTCATGCTGCAAGCGCCACCAGCGTGGTAA